Proteins from a genomic interval of Planktothrix sp. FACHB-1365:
- a CDS encoding TldD/PmbA family protein encodes MTYDQSAEQLLELAAASGAEAAEVFQSQSLSKPIFFEANRLKQLESSQSEGTTLRLWRDGRPGLAVAYGPVEPQKLVERAISLSTLNEPETIELTESTTPSQYPDIGESVPVEQLVSWGKQAIELIRSSYPDVLCMAEWDCEVESIRLINSRGLDCRHTDTTLSGYVETEWVRGDDFLAVSDGQTQRDFLDPTLLAERILMRLNWAKNNVPSPMSRIPVLFTAKAADMLWGTISAALNGKQVLEGASPWSDRLTTPVMSPLLTVSQEPDTGPYSCPFDDEGIPTRPITFIEKGVLQLFYTDLTTGRTLGSGTTGNGFRTHLGSYPTPGLFNLLVKPGKSSLNELIQSLDRALIVDQMLGGSAGMSGDFSINVDLGYRIEKGEIVGRVKNTMVAGNVYTALKQVVELGGDASWNGSCYTPSIIVEGLSVIGKG; translated from the coding sequence ATGACCTACGACCAATCCGCCGAACAGCTATTAGAGTTAGCTGCCGCATCGGGCGCTGAGGCTGCGGAAGTGTTCCAATCTCAATCCCTATCCAAGCCGATATTTTTTGAAGCCAATCGACTGAAACAACTCGAAAGTAGCCAATCGGAAGGGACAACCTTGCGACTTTGGCGAGATGGCCGTCCGGGTTTAGCGGTTGCTTATGGCCCAGTGGAACCCCAAAAATTAGTTGAGCGGGCGATTTCCTTGAGTACCCTCAATGAACCCGAAACCATTGAACTAACGGAATCAACGACCCCATCCCAGTATCCTGATATTGGGGAATCTGTACCCGTTGAACAATTGGTCAGTTGGGGAAAACAGGCGATTGAATTAATTCGCTCTTCCTATCCCGATGTCTTATGTATGGCGGAATGGGATTGTGAAGTGGAATCGATTCGCTTGATTAACTCACGGGGACTGGACTGTCGCCATACCGATACCACCCTCAGTGGTTATGTGGAAACGGAATGGGTTCGGGGGGATGATTTTTTAGCGGTTTCCGATGGCCAAACCCAACGGGATTTTTTAGATCCCACCCTTCTCGCTGAACGAATTTTAATGCGGTTAAATTGGGCCAAAAATAATGTCCCTTCTCCCATGTCCCGGATTCCGGTCTTATTCACCGCTAAAGCCGCCGATATGCTTTGGGGTACTATTTCCGCCGCGTTGAATGGCAAACAAGTTTTGGAAGGGGCTTCTCCTTGGAGCGATCGCTTAACCACCCCGGTGATGTCTCCCCTGTTAACCGTATCTCAGGAACCTGACACTGGGCCCTACAGTTGCCCCTTTGATGATGAAGGAATTCCCACCCGTCCCATTACCTTTATTGAAAAGGGGGTTTTACAACTGTTTTATACCGACTTAACTACAGGTCGCACCTTGGGAAGTGGGACAACCGGAAATGGATTTCGCACCCATTTAGGCAGTTATCCCACTCCGGGGTTATTTAATCTGTTAGTAAAACCTGGAAAAAGTTCTTTAAATGAATTAATCCAAAGTTTAGATCGGGCGTTAATCGTCGATCAAATGTTAGGAGGAAGTGCGGGAATGAGTGGGGATTTTTCCATTAATGTTGATTTAGGATATCGCATTGAAAAAGGTGAAATTGTCGGACGGGTGAAAAATACAATGGTGGCGGGGAATGTTTATACAGCCCTCAAACAAGTTGTAGAATTGGGGGGTGATGCCTCTTGGAATGGGTCTTGTTATACTCCTTCGATTATTGTTGAAGGGTTATCAGTCATTGGTAAAGGTTAA
- a CDS encoding haloacid dehalogenase type II produces MIQFNQFTALSFDCYGTLIDWESGITPVLQQLVKAHGITMSDQALLELFAILEPEAQSGDYKTYREILREVVQKFGERLGFSPTPTELESLANSIQDWQPFSDTVEALKALKQKYKLVIISNIDDDLFAQTNKHLQIEFDHIITAQQAQSYKPSPHNFEFALNKTGLSSHQLLHVAQSLFHDIATAKSLGLTTVWVNRRQGQSGGGATKPATAQPDLEVPDLKSLVNLIFEG; encoded by the coding sequence ATGATTCAATTTAATCAATTTACAGCCCTGAGCTTTGACTGTTACGGTACTTTAATTGATTGGGAAAGCGGGATTACTCCCGTTTTACAACAATTAGTCAAGGCTCATGGTATTACAATGAGTGATCAAGCGTTACTGGAATTATTTGCAATTTTAGAACCAGAAGCTCAAAGCGGAGACTATAAAACCTATCGAGAAATTCTCCGAGAAGTGGTACAGAAGTTCGGAGAACGTTTAGGGTTTTCTCCGACTCCTACAGAATTAGAGAGTTTAGCCAATTCAATTCAAGATTGGCAACCTTTTTCGGATACGGTAGAAGCGTTAAAAGCCTTAAAACAAAAGTATAAATTAGTGATTATTTCTAATATTGATGATGATTTATTTGCCCAAACCAACAAACATCTACAAATAGAATTTGATCATATTATTACCGCCCAACAAGCTCAATCTTATAAACCGTCTCCTCATAATTTTGAATTTGCTTTAAATAAAACAGGGCTTTCTTCTCATCAACTCCTGCACGTTGCCCAGAGTCTTTTTCATGATATTGCTACAGCCAAAAGTTTAGGATTAACAACGGTTTGGGTGAATCGTCGTCAAGGTCAATCTGGAGGAGGTGCAACGAAACCTGCCACTGCTCAACCGGATTTAGAAGTGCCGGATTTAAAAAGTTTAGTTAACTTGATTTTTGAGGGTTAG
- a CDS encoding putative toxin-antitoxin system toxin component, PIN family, giving the protein MNPKLIVIDTNVLLSAALSPNGTARQALDKAYQQFKIAQSEETYQELKTRIYKPKFNKYISDQDREQFLEVVKKSSHFIETTSQINICRDPDDNKFLELTKDCNAEYLITGDQDLLSLTTLAEYQNKIMTPKNFLTVD; this is encoded by the coding sequence ATGAATCCTAAACTCATTGTTATAGATACTAATGTTTTACTGAGTGCAGCCCTGAGTCCAAATGGAACAGCCCGTCAAGCCTTAGATAAAGCTTATCAGCAATTCAAAATCGCTCAAAGCGAAGAAACTTACCAAGAATTAAAAACCCGAATTTACAAACCTAAATTCAATAAATATATCTCCGATCAAGACCGAGAACAATTTTTAGAAGTCGTTAAAAAATCTAGCCATTTTATAGAGACTACATCTCAAATCAACATCTGTAGAGATCCAGATGATAATAAATTTTTAGAACTGACTAAAGATTGTAACGCTGAATATTTAATCACAGGAGATCAAGATTTGTTATCCCTCACAACCTTAGCTGAATATCAAAACAAGATTATGACTCCCAAAAACTTTCTAACTGTTGATTAG
- a CDS encoding type II toxin-antitoxin system HicA family toxin: MSLNNKQRRTLELIFTDPIPTTINWQDIENLFQALGATIMQGRGSRIRVLLNNVRAIFHEPHPQKETDRGAVKSVREFLIKAGVKP; the protein is encoded by the coding sequence ATGAGCCTTAACAATAAACAGCGTCGAACGTTAGAATTAATTTTTACTGATCCTATCCCGACAACGATTAATTGGCAAGATATTGAAAATTTATTCCAAGCGTTAGGAGCAACTATTATGCAAGGTAGAGGTTCAAGAATTCGGGTTTTACTCAACAATGTTAGAGCTATTTTTCATGAACCCCATCCTCAGAAGGAAACAGATAGAGGAGCGGTCAAATCGGTTAGAGAGTTTCTAATAAAAGCAGGCGTTAAACCTTGA
- a CDS encoding type II toxin-antitoxin system HicB family antitoxin, whose protein sequence is MINYKGYTAQIEVDVEAGILFGQVLDINDVITFKGKTVEEIRQEFKNSIDDYLEFCQELGQEPDKPFSGKLPFRTTPENHRKIFLAAKKAGKSINAWMDETLIREANQTIQT, encoded by the coding sequence ATGATCAATTACAAAGGTTATACGGCTCAAATTGAAGTTGATGTAGAGGCTGGAATTCTTTTTGGTCAAGTGCTAGATATTAACGATGTGATTACCTTTAAAGGAAAAACGGTTGAAGAAATTAGGCAAGAATTTAAGAACTCTATTGATGATTATTTAGAATTTTGCCAAGAATTAGGGCAGGAACCTGATAAACCCTTTTCAGGAAAACTGCCCTTTCGGACTACCCCAGAAAACCATCGCAAAATTTTCTTAGCCGCCAAAAAAGCAGGAAAAAGTATTAATGCTTGGATGGATGAAACATTAATTCGGGAAGCTAATCAAACGATTCAGACTTAA
- a CDS encoding DUF2281 domain-containing protein yields the protein MTQTITQAEAIVEMIKTLPLQQQEEVISFIEFLHFKAQKQEIQPPEEEQQKISAYEAAQEFAGCLEGGPFDLSTNKKYLQGNW from the coding sequence ATGACTCAAACAATCACTCAAGCAGAAGCTATTGTCGAGATGATTAAAACCTTACCGCTTCAACAACAGGAGGAAGTAATTAGTTTTATTGAATTTTTGCATTTTAAAGCCCAAAAACAAGAAATTCAACCTCCAGAAGAAGAACAACAAAAGATTTCAGCCTATGAAGCTGCTCAAGAGTTTGCGGGTTGCTTAGAAGGTGGCCCCTTTGACCTTTCTACCAATAAAAAGTATTTGCAGGGTAATTGGTAA
- a CDS encoding bifunctional diguanylate cyclase/phosphodiesterase, with the protein MKLRLIRSGIHKILYETSFWIGGLVGILIVSAIEVSKNMGFRVPIPFLTMGFTVILCANLGGLKTGLACTSVISIYIIYIAWIKWVPSVFTPEPIRISLVILLILITAILLGRTTDKKNLLIKTLKTTQNELKKRVLELAETNALLERENQERQQMEAVLQSLILETASVTGVEFFPALAQHLGLTLGFRYVIVTEVIQEIPGRVRTLAFWGGDHFLENTELDLDQTLCNEINKTRSLTYFPDRVQELFPHLSFLVELQVISSIGVPIISHSEQIIGYLCLLHDQPIKNEDRTQSLIHIFAGRIVAELERKQAEEAQQKAEAKYRSIFENAIEGIFQSTPDGYYLSANPALARIYGYDSPEDLIQNLRNISEQLYVNPKERQEFTQIMLEQGQISGFEYQVYRQDRQVIWISENSRSVYDNQGNILYYEGTVEDITQRKLAEEKLLYNAFYDELTSLPNRALFIDRVQQSLAHSQRRSDSLFAVLYVDLDRFKVINDSLGHAVGNQLLIDLSQRLINTVREGDTVARLNGDEFAVLVEDIQEIEDATQIAERISLTLSQPFQLEQQEVFTSASIGITFNFQSSGHLYESAEELLQDADTAMRHAKYLGQGSPQLFDQKMQKNFRSRLQLETDLRRAIERDELLLNYQLIVSLLTGEIAGFEALVRWNHPKRGLVSPVQFIPLAEETGLIVPIGEWVLRTACKQMRQWQIEELVNQNVTMSVNVAGRQFAQLKLVNMIHDILQETGLDAKLLRLEITEGVIMEHFESATAQLQQLRDLGIQLSIDDFGTGYSSLSRLQQFPIDILKIDRSFVSPLGSKAENREIVETIINLAVNLKMSVVAEGVETLEQILELKQLGCHYGQGYFFSRPLDSEGIRQLILNHQFKYL; encoded by the coding sequence GTGAAATTGAGATTAATTCGATCTGGTATCCACAAAATTTTATATGAAACTTCATTTTGGATAGGTGGATTGGTGGGAATTTTGATTGTCAGTGCCATCGAAGTTTCCAAAAATATGGGTTTCCGGGTTCCTATCCCCTTTTTAACGATGGGTTTTACCGTAATATTATGTGCGAATTTAGGAGGATTAAAAACCGGATTAGCCTGCACCAGCGTTATTTCTATTTATATTATTTATATCGCTTGGATAAAATGGGTTCCTAGTGTATTCACCCCAGAACCCATTCGGATTAGTTTAGTGATTTTATTGATTTTGATAACGGCTATTTTATTGGGAAGAACAACCGACAAAAAGAATTTATTAATTAAAACTTTAAAAACAACTCAAAATGAGCTAAAAAAACGAGTCTTAGAATTAGCAGAAACCAATGCTTTATTAGAACGGGAAAATCAAGAACGTCAACAAATGGAGGCAGTTTTACAAAGCTTAATCTTAGAGACTGCATCCGTAACCGGAGTTGAATTTTTTCCCGCCTTAGCCCAACATTTAGGGTTAACTTTAGGGTTTCGCTATGTTATTGTCACAGAAGTTATACAAGAAATACCTGGACGAGTGCGAACCTTGGCTTTTTGGGGCGGCGATCACTTTTTAGAAAATACAGAACTTGATCTGGATCAAACCTTGTGTAATGAGATTAATAAAACTCGATCCTTAACCTATTTTCCTGACCGGGTTCAAGAACTCTTTCCTCATCTTTCATTCTTAGTAGAATTGCAAGTTATCTCCTCCATTGGAGTTCCGATTATTAGTCATTCTGAACAAATTATTGGTTATTTATGTTTACTCCATGATCAACCGATCAAAAATGAAGATCGAACCCAATCTTTGATTCATATTTTTGCGGGACGAATTGTGGCGGAATTAGAACGAAAACAAGCAGAAGAAGCGCAACAAAAAGCAGAAGCTAAATATAGAAGTATCTTTGAAAATGCTATTGAAGGAATTTTTCAATCTACACCTGATGGTTATTATCTCAGTGCTAATCCAGCCTTAGCTCGCATCTATGGTTACGATTCTCCCGAAGATTTAATCCAGAATCTTAGGAATATCTCAGAGCAATTATATGTTAATCCTAAAGAACGACAAGAATTTACCCAAATCATGCTAGAACAGGGTCAAATTTCGGGATTTGAATATCAAGTTTATCGCCAAGATAGACAAGTGATTTGGATTTCGGAAAATAGTCGTTCTGTTTATGATAATCAAGGCAATATTTTATATTATGAAGGAACGGTAGAAGATATTACCCAACGCAAACTAGCTGAAGAAAAGCTACTTTATAATGCTTTTTATGATGAACTTACAAGCTTACCTAATCGAGCTTTGTTTATTGATCGGGTACAACAATCTTTAGCCCATTCTCAACGCCGTTCTGATAGTTTATTTGCTGTTTTATATGTAGATTTAGATCGGTTTAAAGTCATTAATGATAGTTTAGGACACGCCGTAGGAAATCAACTATTAATCGATTTAAGTCAACGATTGATCAATACAGTTCGAGAAGGAGATACTGTCGCCCGTTTAAATGGAGATGAATTTGCCGTTTTAGTAGAAGATATTCAAGAGATTGAAGACGCTACTCAAATTGCAGAACGCATTTCCCTAACTTTATCCCAACCTTTTCAACTCGAACAACAAGAAGTATTTACGAGTGCTAGTATTGGAATTACCTTTAATTTTCAAAGTAGCGGACATCTGTATGAATCCGCAGAAGAATTATTACAAGATGCTGACACAGCCATGCGTCATGCTAAATATTTAGGACAGGGATCTCCTCAACTTTTCGATCAAAAAATGCAGAAAAATTTCCGCAGTCGGTTACAGTTAGAAACAGATTTAAGACGGGCAATTGAACGGGATGAATTGTTATTAAATTATCAATTAATTGTATCATTGTTAACAGGAGAAATTGCCGGATTTGAAGCCTTAGTGCGTTGGAATCATCCAAAACGGGGTTTAGTTTCCCCTGTACAATTTATTCCTTTAGCTGAAGAAACCGGGTTAATTGTTCCTATAGGAGAATGGGTGTTAAGAACTGCTTGTAAACAAATGCGTCAATGGCAAATTGAAGAATTAGTGAATCAGAATGTGACCATGAGTGTGAATGTTGCGGGACGGCAATTTGCTCAACTTAAACTTGTTAATATGATTCATGATATTTTGCAAGAAACAGGTTTAGATGCTAAGCTTTTACGGTTAGAAATTACAGAAGGGGTGATTATGGAGCATTTTGAATCTGCTACCGCCCAATTACAACAATTGCGAGATTTAGGAATTCAATTGTCGATTGATGATTTCGGAACAGGATATTCTTCTTTAAGTCGGTTACAACAATTTCCCATTGATATTTTAAAAATTGATCGATCTTTTGTTAGTCCATTAGGAAGTAAAGCGGAAAATCGAGAAATTGTAGAAACGATTATTAATTTAGCGGTTAATTTAAAAATGAGTGTTGTTGCTGAAGGGGTAGAAACCTTGGAACAAATCTTAGAATTAAAACAATTAGGCTGCCATTATGGACAGGGATATTTCTTTTCTCGTCCCTTGGATAGTGAGGGAATTAGACAGTTAATTCTTAATCATCAATTTAAGTATTTATAG
- a CDS encoding Mur ligase family protein, producing MNMETFLQRYQQFGIHLGLERIQQLLERLGNPHVDVPIIHIAGTNGKGSVCSYLSSILTQAGYHVGRYISPHLIDWTERLCINEQPISKLDFLQVLQQVEHAISPDEPPPTLFEVVTLAAWLYFAQKKVDIAVIEVGLGGRLDATNVCDHPLVSVITSISLDHQEYLGSTLAEIAFEKAGILKPGCPVVVGVLPPEAEKVIQQRGSELNCPVTWVKSAVWVGDQNSRRDAPWRVSTIPIARYQGLEYPLPLFGEIQLMNSAIAIATAQILCQQGWNISEEVIAKGIEKAQWPGRLQWMIWKNHRLLIDGAHNPGAAEALRQYVDNLPISSVTWVMGMLSTKDHTNIFKALLRPGDRLYLVPIPDHPYAEPEQLATLAKTLCPDLNYCQVYPDLIPALEAAITEENTLPVLCGSLYLLGYFFQLLENK from the coding sequence GTGAATATGGAAACATTTCTACAACGATATCAACAGTTTGGCATTCATTTGGGTTTAGAACGCATTCAACAACTCCTGGAACGCTTAGGAAATCCGCACGTTGATGTTCCTATCATCCATATCGCAGGCACAAATGGCAAGGGTTCTGTCTGTTCTTACTTATCTTCTATTTTGACACAGGCTGGTTATCATGTCGGGCGCTACATTTCTCCTCATTTAATAGATTGGACAGAACGCTTATGTATTAATGAACAACCGATTTCAAAACTCGATTTTTTACAAGTTTTACAACAAGTCGAACACGCAATTTCACCCGATGAACCTCCTCCAACTCTGTTTGAAGTTGTGACACTGGCAGCTTGGCTATATTTTGCCCAAAAAAAGGTAGATATTGCTGTCATTGAAGTAGGATTAGGGGGACGTTTAGATGCCACAAATGTTTGTGATCATCCTTTGGTCAGTGTGATTACTTCCATTAGTTTAGATCATCAAGAATATTTGGGTTCAACCCTTGCAGAAATCGCCTTTGAAAAGGCGGGAATTCTTAAACCTGGATGTCCGGTTGTCGTCGGTGTTTTACCACCGGAAGCGGAAAAGGTGATTCAACAGCGTGGGAGTGAATTGAACTGTCCGGTGACTTGGGTTAAATCTGCCGTTTGGGTTGGGGATCAAAATAGTCGTAGAGACGCGCCATGGCGCGTCTCTACAATCCCTATTGCCCGTTATCAGGGTTTAGAATACCCTTTACCCCTATTCGGCGAGATACAGTTAATGAATTCTGCGATCGCAATTGCAACAGCACAAATCCTTTGTCAGCAGGGATGGAATATTTCAGAGGAGGTGATTGCTAAAGGGATAGAAAAAGCTCAATGGCCAGGACGGTTACAATGGATGATCTGGAAAAATCATCGTTTACTGATTGATGGAGCGCATAATCCAGGCGCCGCAGAAGCTTTACGTCAATATGTAGACAATTTACCGATTTCCTCAGTCACTTGGGTAATGGGAATGTTATCCACGAAAGATCATACTAATATTTTTAAAGCCCTATTAAGACCCGGTGATCGATTATATTTAGTCCCTATTCCCGATCACCCTTATGCAGAGCCAGAACAGTTAGCTACTCTTGCTAAAACCTTATGTCCTGATTTAAACTATTGTCAAGTTTATCCCGATTTAATTCCTGCCTTAGAAGCGGCTATCACCGAGGAAAATACCTTACCTGTTCTCTGTGGATCATTGTATTTATTAGGTTATTTTTTCCAACTTCTTGAGAACAAATGA
- a CDS encoding SH3 domain-containing protein encodes MNNFRLRSQSFRVLAFVVLAVMGSQLPTLANIQTKAQTPNSDTQMAQSRSSLCRRIGEPQGLAVHARPTPNSPVVGGVGFKTEVTLANNSTGTRGPDGRTWIEITAPVKGYISNGFPDATGNLLDCENQSENPKPTPVSLCRQIDLYAAPKGVVVREKPSRFSERVGGVASGARVRLVENYKLIPDTNGEKRDWVEISEPLEGYISANTLIMCRR; translated from the coding sequence ATGAATAATTTTCGATTAAGGAGTCAGTCCTTTCGAGTTTTGGCATTCGTTGTATTAGCCGTAATGGGAAGTCAATTACCCACCTTAGCTAATATTCAAACTAAAGCCCAGACCCCGAATTCTGACACCCAAATGGCTCAAAGTCGTTCCAGTTTGTGCCGTCGCATTGGGGAACCTCAAGGGTTAGCGGTTCATGCGCGACCCACTCCCAATTCCCCCGTAGTGGGTGGAGTCGGGTTTAAAACAGAAGTTACCTTAGCCAATAATTCTACAGGCACTCGTGGCCCTGATGGTCGCACTTGGATTGAAATTACTGCCCCTGTAAAGGGTTATATTTCTAATGGTTTTCCTGATGCAACGGGTAATTTATTAGACTGTGAAAATCAATCGGAAAATCCTAAGCCAACACCTGTGAGTCTGTGTCGTCAAATTGATTTATATGCCGCACCGAAAGGGGTTGTTGTACGGGAAAAACCTTCTCGATTTTCTGAACGGGTTGGGGGTGTTGCTTCAGGAGCACGGGTAAGATTAGTTGAGAATTATAAATTAATTCCTGATACCAATGGGGAAAAACGAGATTGGGTAGAAATTAGTGAACCTTTGGAGGGATATATCTCGGCTAATACGTTAATTATGTGTCGAAGATAG
- the pheS gene encoding phenylalanine--tRNA ligase subunit alpha produces the protein MATQLSELETQLEDLRGEGITAIAACQTLDELEQLRINYLGKKGKVSVVLGAMGKLDPSERPRIGALANDVKKALETGLEDTRTALQRAQLEAQLQSETLDVTMPGVYHSPGRIHPLNGIIDRALDIFVGLGYTVASGPEMETDYYNFEALNTPPDHPARDMQDTFYLPDGNLLRTHTSSVQIRYMEQHQPPIRIVAPGRVYRRDTVDATHAAVFHQIELLAIEEGLRFTDLKGTIKEFLRQMFGDLPVRFRASYFPFTEPSAEVDLQWQGKWLEVLGCGMVDPNVLKAAGYDPEKYTGFAAGFGVERFAMVLHQIDDIRRVYASDLRFLRQF, from the coding sequence ATGGCAACTCAACTTAGTGAATTAGAAACTCAACTGGAAGACTTACGCGGCGAGGGAATAACGGCGATCGCAGCTTGTCAAACCTTGGATGAATTAGAACAGTTACGAATTAACTATTTAGGCAAAAAAGGCAAAGTTTCTGTAGTTTTAGGGGCTATGGGAAAACTTGACCCCAGTGAACGCCCTCGCATTGGCGCGTTAGCCAATGACGTTAAAAAAGCCTTAGAAACGGGTTTAGAGGACACACGCACCGCCTTACAACGTGCCCAACTTGAAGCCCAACTTCAGTCAGAAACCCTGGATGTGACCATGCCAGGAGTGTATCATTCCCCAGGTCGAATTCATCCCCTCAATGGCATTATTGATCGCGCTTTAGACATTTTTGTGGGGTTGGGGTATACCGTTGCTTCTGGCCCGGAAATGGAAACGGACTATTATAATTTTGAAGCCTTAAATACCCCCCCGGATCACCCCGCACGGGATATGCAGGATACGTTTTATTTACCCGATGGTAATTTATTAAGAACCCATACGTCATCGGTACAAATTCGCTATATGGAACAACATCAACCCCCCATTCGCATTGTGGCGCCGGGTCGGGTTTATCGTCGGGATACGGTTGATGCGACCCATGCGGCGGTGTTCCATCAAATTGAACTCTTAGCCATTGAAGAAGGCTTACGGTTTACGGATTTAAAAGGAACCATTAAAGAGTTTCTGCGACAAATGTTTGGGGATTTACCCGTGCGTTTTCGGGCGAGTTATTTCCCCTTTACTGAACCCTCGGCGGAAGTGGATTTACAATGGCAAGGTAAATGGCTGGAAGTGTTAGGATGTGGCATGGTTGATCCTAATGTGTTAAAAGCGGCGGGATATGACCCCGAAAAATACACGGGATTTGCGGCGGGTTTTGGTGTCGAACGGTTTGCGATGGTTCTTCATCAAATTGATGATATTCGACGGGTTTATGCCAGCGATTTACGCTTTTTACGTCAGTTCTAA
- a CDS encoding GNAT family N-acetyltransferase, which translates to MQIRDAVETDLVTIVDIYNAAVPGRTATADLEPISVESRISWYHEHKAQTRPVWVIELDEQIVGWLSFQVFYGRPAYESTAELSIYIHPEYQGQGIGKRLLTQALNHSPKLGLKALVALIFAHNQPSLKLFESFEFKQWGYLPKVANLDGIERDLVIMGRHV; encoded by the coding sequence ATGCAGATTCGGGATGCAGTAGAGACGGACTTAGTAACAATTGTAGATATTTATAACGCGGCGGTTCCGGGACGGACAGCAACGGCTGATTTAGAACCGATATCGGTAGAAAGCCGAATTTCTTGGTATCACGAACACAAAGCCCAAACTCGTCCGGTGTGGGTTATCGAGTTAGATGAGCAAATTGTCGGCTGGTTAAGTTTTCAGGTGTTCTATGGTCGTCCCGCCTATGAAAGTACCGCAGAACTCAGCATTTATATTCATCCTGAGTATCAAGGTCAAGGAATTGGTAAAAGACTATTAACCCAAGCTCTAAATCACAGTCCTAAGTTAGGATTAAAAGCTTTAGTGGCGTTAATTTTTGCTCACAATCAACCCAGTTTAAAATTATTTGAAAGTTTTGAGTTTAAACAATGGGGGTATTTGCCCAAAGTTGCCAATTTAGACGGTATTGAACGAGATTTAGTGATTATGGGACGTCATGTATAG
- a CDS encoding alpha/beta fold hydrolase → MATIDIQGVKHTYELTSPTSSGDVLVFIHGWLLSRHYWQPVIDLLASQYQCLSYDLRGFGDSQLLAGNPSRLAIYTPISYAEDLAILLDTLNLNNAWLVGHSLGGTIALLGADKLPEQVKGVICVNAGGGIYLKEEFEKFRSVGEQIVKFRPRWLCYLPLLDLIFTRAQVACPLKQRWGRQRLIDFVIAHPEAALGALLDSTTEAEVHRLPQVVSRLQQPVYFIAGLQDVIMEPQYVRHLASFHWLFRQGDNNVIEIPNCGHLAMVEQTHTVVDHIKRIVNQY, encoded by the coding sequence ATGGCTACTATCGATATCCAGGGAGTTAAACACACTTACGAATTGACGTCGCCCACCTCATCGGGTGACGTACTGGTTTTTATTCACGGTTGGTTATTGAGTCGTCATTATTGGCAACCCGTCATCGACCTGTTAGCTTCCCAATATCAATGTCTATCCTACGATTTACGAGGATTTGGAGATTCTCAACTGTTGGCGGGAAACCCCTCCCGACTTGCTATTTATACCCCCATTTCCTACGCTGAAGATTTAGCCATTTTGTTGGACACCCTAAACCTCAACAATGCTTGGTTAGTAGGTCATTCTCTAGGGGGAACTATTGCCCTTTTAGGAGCGGATAAACTTCCAGAACAAGTCAAAGGCGTTATCTGTGTGAATGCGGGTGGCGGAATTTACTTAAAAGAAGAATTTGAGAAATTTCGGTCTGTTGGCGAACAAATCGTTAAATTTCGCCCCCGATGGTTATGTTATTTACCTTTATTGGATTTAATCTTTACCCGTGCTCAAGTCGCCTGTCCCCTCAAACAACGGTGGGGACGACAACGGTTAATCGATTTTGTCATTGCCCATCCTGAAGCGGCATTAGGAGCATTATTAGATTCTACCACCGAAGCCGAAGTTCATCGTTTACCGCAGGTGGTGTCTCGACTACAACAACCCGTTTATTTTATAGCGGGACTGCAAGATGTAATTATGGAGCCCCAATATGTTCGCCATTTAGCTAGTTTTCATTGGTTATTTCGTCAAGGGGATAACAATGTGATTGAGATCCCCAATTGTGGACATTTAGCTATGGTGGAACAAACCCATACCGTTGTTGATCATATCAAAAGGATTGTGAATCAGTATTAA